The Mustela erminea isolate mMusErm1 chromosome 6, mMusErm1.Pri, whole genome shotgun sequence genome includes a region encoding these proteins:
- the ITGB1 gene encoding integrin beta-1 isoform X2 has translation MNLQLIFWIGLIGSVCCVFGQADENRCLKANAKSCGECIQAGPNCGWCTNSTFLQEGMPTSARCDDLEALKKKGCHPDDIENPRGSKDIKKNKNVTNRSKGTAEKLQPEDITQIQPQQLVLQLRSGEPQIFTLKFKRAEDYPIDLYYLMDLSYSMKDDLENVKSLGTDLMNEMRRITSDFRIGFGSFVEKTVMPYISTTPAKLRNPCTSEQNCTSPFSYKNVLSLTDKGEVFNELVGKQHISGNLDSPEGGFDAIMQVAVCGSLIGWRNVTRLLVFSTDAGFHFAGDGKLGGIVLPNDGQCHLENDMYTMSHYYDYPSIAHLVQKLSENNIQTIFAVTEEFQPVYKELKNLIPKSAVGTLSANSSNVIQLIIDAYNSLSSEVILENSKLPEGVTINYKSYCKNGVNGTGENGRKCSNISIGDEVQFEISITSNKCPNKNSETIKIKPLGFTEEVEVILEFICECECQSEGIPSSPKCHEGNGTFECGACRCNEGRVGRHCECSTDEVNSEDMDAYCRKENSSEICSNNGECVCGQCVCRKRDNTNEIYSGKFCECDNFNCDRSNGLICGGNGVCKCRVCECNPNYTGSACDCSLDTTSCLATNGQICNGRGVCECGACKCTDPKFQGPTCEMCQTCLGVCAEHKECVQCRAFNKGEKKDTCAQECSHFNITKVENRDKLPQPGQVDPLSHCKEKDVDDCWFYFTYSVNGNNEAIVHVVETPECPTGPDIIPIVAGVVAGIVLIGLALLLIWKLLMIIHDRREFAKFEKEKMNAKWDTGENPIYKSAVTTVVNPKYEGK, from the exons ATGAATTTACAGCTGATTTTCTGGATTGGGCTGATTGGTTCAGTTTGCTGTGTGTTTGGCCaagcag ATGAAAATAGATGTTTAAAAGCAAATGCCAAATCATGTGGAGAATGTATACAAGCAGGGCCAAATTGTGGATGGTGTACAAATTCA ACATTTTTACAAGAAGGAATGCCTACTTCTGCACGGTGTGATGATttagaagctttaaaaaagaagggttGCCATCCAGATGACATAGAAAATCCCAGAGGCtccaaagatataaagaaaaataaaaatgtaaccaaCCGTAGCAAAGGAACAGCAGAGAAGCTCCAGCCAGAAGATATTACTCAGATCCAACCTCAGCAGTTGGTTTTGCAATTACGATCAG GGGAGCCACAGATATTTACGTTAAAATTTAAGAGAGCTGAAGACTATCCTATTGATCTCTACTACCTTATGGACCTCTCCTACTCTATGAAAGATGATTTGGAGAATGTTAAAAGTCTCGGAACAGATCTCATGAATGAAATGAGAAGGATTACTTCAGACTTCCGAATTG gaTTTGGCTCATTTGTGGAGAAAACCGTGATGCCTTATATTAGTACAACACCAGCCAAGCTGAGGAACCCTTGCACAAGTGAACAGAACTGCACCAGCCCATTTAGCTACAAAAATGTGCTCAGTCTTACTGATAAAGGGGAAGTATTTAATGAACTTGTTGGTAAACAGCACATATCTGGAAATTTGGATTCTCCCGAAGGTGGCTTTGATGCCATCATGCAAGTTGCGGTTTGTGGA tccTTGATCGGCTGGAGGAATGTTACACGGCTGCTGGTGTTTTCCACGGACGCTGGGTTTCACTTTGCTGGAGATGGCAAACTTGGTGGCATTGTTTTACCAAATGATGGACAGTGTCACCTGGAAAATGATATGTACACAATGAGCCATTATTAT gATTATCCTTCTATTGCTCACCTTGTCCagaaattaagtgaaaataaCATTCAGACAATTTTTGCAGTTACAGAAGAATTTCAGCCTGTTTACAAG GAACTGAAAAATTTGATCCCTAAGTCAGCAGTAGGAACATTATCTGCAAATTCCAGCAACGTAATTCAGTTGATTATTGATGCCTACAAT TCCCTATCCTCAgaagtcattttggaaaatagcAAGTTACCAGAAGGAGTAACAATAAATTACAAATCTTACTGTAAGAATGGAGTAAACGGAACTggggagaatggaagaaaatgttcGAATATTTCCATTGGAGATGAG gtTCAATTTGAAATTAGCATAACTTCAAATAAATGTCCAAATAAGAATTctgaaaccattaaaattaaGCCTCTAGGCTTTACTGAAGAAGTAGAAGTTATTCTTGAGTTCATCTGTGAATGTGAATGCCAAAGCGAAGGCATCCCTAGCAGTCCAAAGTGTCATGAAGGAAATGGCACGTTCGAGTGTGGAGCTTGCAG GTGCAACGAGGGCCGAGTTGGTAGACATTGCGAATGTAGCACGGATGAAGTGAACAGTGAGGATATGGATGCTTActgcaggaaagaaaacagtTCGGAAATCTGTAGCAACAATGGAGAGTGTGTCTGTGGACAGTGTGTTTGTAGGAAGAGGGATAACACAAATGAAATTTATTCCGGAAAATTCTGCGAGTGTGATAATTTCAACTGCGATAGATCCAATGGCTTAATTTGTGGAG GAAATGGTGTTTGCAAGTGTCGCGTGTGTGAGTGCAACCCCAACTACACTGGCAGTGCCTGTGACTGTTCTCTGGACACAACTTCTTGCCTGGCCACGAACGGACAGATCTGCAACGGCCGGGGCGTCTGCGAGTGTGGCGCCTGTAAGTGCACTGACCCCAAGTTCCAAGGGCCGACCTGTGAGATGTGTCAGACCTGCCTCGGTGTCTGTGCGGAACATAA AGAATGTGTTCAGTGCAGAGCCttcaataaaggagaaaagaaagacacatgTGCACAGGAATGTTCACATTTCAACATCACCAAGGTTGAAAATCGGGACAAATTACCGCAGCCAGGCCAGGTTGATCCCCTGTCCCACTGTAAGGAGAAGGATGTTGACGACTGCTGGTTCTATTTCACGTACTCGGTCAATGGGAACAATGAGGCCATCGTTCATGTTGTAGAGACTCCGG AGTGTCCTACTGGTCCAGACATCATTCCAATTGTAGCTGGCGTGGTTGCTGGCATTGTTCTTATTGGGCTTGCATTGCTACTGATTTGGAAGCTTTTAATGATAATTCATGACAGAAGGGAATTTGCAAAATtcgaaaaggagaaaatgaatgcCAAATGGGACACG ggtgaaAATCCGATTTATAAGAGTGCTGTGACAACTGTTGTCAATCCAAAGTACGAGGGCAAATGA
- the ITGB1 gene encoding integrin beta-1 isoform X1 — protein MNLQLIFWIGLIGSVCCVFGQADENRCLKANAKSCGECIQAGPNCGWCTNSTFLQEGMPTSARCDDLEALKKKGCHPDDIENPRGSKDIKKNKNVTNRSKGTAEKLQPEDITQIQPQQLVLQLRSGEPQIFTLKFKRAEDYPIDLYYLMDLSYSMKDDLENVKSLGTDLMNEMRRITSDFRIGFGSFVEKTVMPYISTTPAKLRNPCTSEQNCTSPFSYKNVLSLTDKGEVFNELVGKQHISGNLDSPEGGFDAIMQVAVCGSLIGWRNVTRLLVFSTDAGFHFAGDGKLGGIVLPNDGQCHLENDMYTMSHYYDYPSIAHLVQKLSENNIQTIFAVTEEFQPVYKELKNLIPKSAVGTLSANSSNVIQLIIDAYNSLSSEVILENSKLPEGVTINYKSYCKNGVNGTGENGRKCSNISIGDEVQFEISITSNKCPNKNSETIKIKPLGFTEEVEVILEFICECECQSEGIPSSPKCHEGNGTFECGACRCNEGRVGRHCECSTDEVNSEDMDAYCRKENSSEICSNNGECVCGQCVCRKRDNTNEIYSGKFCECDNFNCDRSNGLICGGNGVCKCRVCECNPNYTGSACDCSLDTTSCLATNGQICNGRGVCECGACKCTDPKFQGPTCEMCQTCLGVCAEHKECVQCRAFNKGEKKDTCAQECSHFNITKVENRDKLPQPGQVDPLSHCKEKDVDDCWFYFTYSVNGNNEAIVHVVETPECPTGPDIIPIVAGVVAGIVLIGLALLLIWKLLMIIHDRREFAKFEKEKMNAKWDTQENPIYKSPINNFKNPNYGRKAGL, from the exons ATGAATTTACAGCTGATTTTCTGGATTGGGCTGATTGGTTCAGTTTGCTGTGTGTTTGGCCaagcag ATGAAAATAGATGTTTAAAAGCAAATGCCAAATCATGTGGAGAATGTATACAAGCAGGGCCAAATTGTGGATGGTGTACAAATTCA ACATTTTTACAAGAAGGAATGCCTACTTCTGCACGGTGTGATGATttagaagctttaaaaaagaagggttGCCATCCAGATGACATAGAAAATCCCAGAGGCtccaaagatataaagaaaaataaaaatgtaaccaaCCGTAGCAAAGGAACAGCAGAGAAGCTCCAGCCAGAAGATATTACTCAGATCCAACCTCAGCAGTTGGTTTTGCAATTACGATCAG GGGAGCCACAGATATTTACGTTAAAATTTAAGAGAGCTGAAGACTATCCTATTGATCTCTACTACCTTATGGACCTCTCCTACTCTATGAAAGATGATTTGGAGAATGTTAAAAGTCTCGGAACAGATCTCATGAATGAAATGAGAAGGATTACTTCAGACTTCCGAATTG gaTTTGGCTCATTTGTGGAGAAAACCGTGATGCCTTATATTAGTACAACACCAGCCAAGCTGAGGAACCCTTGCACAAGTGAACAGAACTGCACCAGCCCATTTAGCTACAAAAATGTGCTCAGTCTTACTGATAAAGGGGAAGTATTTAATGAACTTGTTGGTAAACAGCACATATCTGGAAATTTGGATTCTCCCGAAGGTGGCTTTGATGCCATCATGCAAGTTGCGGTTTGTGGA tccTTGATCGGCTGGAGGAATGTTACACGGCTGCTGGTGTTTTCCACGGACGCTGGGTTTCACTTTGCTGGAGATGGCAAACTTGGTGGCATTGTTTTACCAAATGATGGACAGTGTCACCTGGAAAATGATATGTACACAATGAGCCATTATTAT gATTATCCTTCTATTGCTCACCTTGTCCagaaattaagtgaaaataaCATTCAGACAATTTTTGCAGTTACAGAAGAATTTCAGCCTGTTTACAAG GAACTGAAAAATTTGATCCCTAAGTCAGCAGTAGGAACATTATCTGCAAATTCCAGCAACGTAATTCAGTTGATTATTGATGCCTACAAT TCCCTATCCTCAgaagtcattttggaaaatagcAAGTTACCAGAAGGAGTAACAATAAATTACAAATCTTACTGTAAGAATGGAGTAAACGGAACTggggagaatggaagaaaatgttcGAATATTTCCATTGGAGATGAG gtTCAATTTGAAATTAGCATAACTTCAAATAAATGTCCAAATAAGAATTctgaaaccattaaaattaaGCCTCTAGGCTTTACTGAAGAAGTAGAAGTTATTCTTGAGTTCATCTGTGAATGTGAATGCCAAAGCGAAGGCATCCCTAGCAGTCCAAAGTGTCATGAAGGAAATGGCACGTTCGAGTGTGGAGCTTGCAG GTGCAACGAGGGCCGAGTTGGTAGACATTGCGAATGTAGCACGGATGAAGTGAACAGTGAGGATATGGATGCTTActgcaggaaagaaaacagtTCGGAAATCTGTAGCAACAATGGAGAGTGTGTCTGTGGACAGTGTGTTTGTAGGAAGAGGGATAACACAAATGAAATTTATTCCGGAAAATTCTGCGAGTGTGATAATTTCAACTGCGATAGATCCAATGGCTTAATTTGTGGAG GAAATGGTGTTTGCAAGTGTCGCGTGTGTGAGTGCAACCCCAACTACACTGGCAGTGCCTGTGACTGTTCTCTGGACACAACTTCTTGCCTGGCCACGAACGGACAGATCTGCAACGGCCGGGGCGTCTGCGAGTGTGGCGCCTGTAAGTGCACTGACCCCAAGTTCCAAGGGCCGACCTGTGAGATGTGTCAGACCTGCCTCGGTGTCTGTGCGGAACATAA AGAATGTGTTCAGTGCAGAGCCttcaataaaggagaaaagaaagacacatgTGCACAGGAATGTTCACATTTCAACATCACCAAGGTTGAAAATCGGGACAAATTACCGCAGCCAGGCCAGGTTGATCCCCTGTCCCACTGTAAGGAGAAGGATGTTGACGACTGCTGGTTCTATTTCACGTACTCGGTCAATGGGAACAATGAGGCCATCGTTCATGTTGTAGAGACTCCGG AGTGTCCTACTGGTCCAGACATCATTCCAATTGTAGCTGGCGTGGTTGCTGGCATTGTTCTTATTGGGCTTGCATTGCTACTGATTTGGAAGCTTTTAATGATAATTCATGACAGAAGGGAATTTGCAAAATtcgaaaaggagaaaatgaatgcCAAATGGGACACG cAAGAAAATCCGATTTACAAGAGTCCTATTAATAATTTCAAGAATCCAAACTATGGACGTAAAGCTGGTCTCTAA